One Phocaeicola dorei genomic region harbors:
- a CDS encoding DUF6452 family protein, with the protein MKRLPAIILLLLITVSTLMQSCGESDCPLTTNSFAHFDFLDAETHQAVKFSPAFDVTGFITTDVIVRDTLEDGTIKETVVKDSLMNDTIFNKAESSMSLPLSYTSKTTYVLHYTEKMRDTIILIHQNIPYLQNIECGTMMFYKVEDIKYTTYNLKSIETVNPDINNEEKKNFNIYYVVNATE; encoded by the coding sequence ATGAAGAGACTACCAGCCATTATCTTATTGCTCCTGATTACCGTAAGCACCTTGATGCAAAGCTGTGGGGAAAGCGATTGTCCGCTTACCACCAATTCCTTTGCCCATTTCGACTTTCTGGATGCAGAAACACACCAAGCTGTGAAATTCAGTCCAGCTTTTGACGTCACTGGATTTATCACTACCGATGTGATTGTACGTGACACACTGGAAGATGGAACTATTAAGGAAACTGTAGTAAAAGACTCATTGATGAATGACACGATATTCAATAAAGCGGAAAGCAGTATGAGCCTGCCTTTGAGTTATACATCAAAAACTACCTACGTATTGCATTATACGGAAAAGATGCGTGACACCATCATACTCATTCACCAGAATATCCCCTACTTGCAGAATATAGAATGTGGCACCATGATGTTTTATAAAGTGGAAGACATTAAATACACCACTTATAACTTAAAATCTATCGAGACTGTAAATCCGGACATCAATAATGAAGAAAAAAAGAATTTCAACATATATTACGTTGTTAACGCTACTGAGTAG
- a CDS encoding manganese efflux pump MntP family protein has protein sequence MTTLEIWLLAISLAMDCFTVSITSGIIMRRICWRTFFIMAFFFGLFQAVMPLIGWFAASRFSHLIEDYDHWIAFGLLAFLGGRMIKESFSNEDKCCFDPTKLKVVVTLAIATSIDALAIGISFAFVGMNSFTSILSPIVIIGFTSFVISTLGSLIGVFCGKRFNLRMELWGGLVLIIIGVKILIEHLFLS, from the coding sequence ATGACAACTTTAGAAATATGGCTCCTTGCCATCAGCCTTGCTATGGACTGTTTCACTGTTTCCATAACAAGCGGAATTATCATGCGTCGCATTTGCTGGCGCACTTTTTTTATTATGGCATTCTTCTTCGGTCTTTTCCAGGCCGTCATGCCGCTTATCGGTTGGTTTGCCGCCAGCCGCTTCAGCCACCTGATAGAGGATTACGACCATTGGATCGCTTTTGGGTTATTGGCATTCCTGGGAGGGCGTATGATTAAAGAGAGTTTCAGCAATGAAGACAAATGCTGCTTCGACCCCACTAAATTAAAAGTGGTTGTTACGCTGGCTATAGCAACCAGCATTGATGCGTTGGCCATCGGTATATCATTTGCTTTTGTAGGAATGAACTCTTTCACTTCCATTCTTTCTCCCATTGTCATCATCGGCTTTACCTCTTTTGTTATCTCAACATTAGGAAGTCTGATAGGTGTATTTTGCGGCAAGCGTTTCAACCTGCGCATGGAATTATGGGGAGGTTTGGTTCTGATTATTATCGGTGTTAAAATCTTAATAGAACATTTATTTCTTTCTTAA
- a CDS encoding glycosyltransferase family 2 protein, producing MDISVVIPLYNEEESLPELFAWIQRVMDANHFNYEVIFVNDGSTDHSWQVIEKLRSESDNVKGIKFRRNYGKSPALYCGFEKAQGDVVITMDADLQDSPDEIPELYRMITEDGYDLVSGYKQKRYDPLSKTIPTKLFNATARAVSGIKNLHDFNCGLKAYRRDVVKNIEVYGEMHRYIPYLAKNAGFPKIAEKVVHHQARKFGKTKFGGLNRFFNGYLDLITLWFLSKFGIKPMHFFGFMGSLMFILGFISVIIIGANKLYALSHGLPYILITDSPYFYLALTLMILGTQLFLAGFIGELIARNAPERNNYKIEKEF from the coding sequence ATGGATATATCTGTAGTTATTCCTTTGTATAACGAAGAAGAATCTTTGCCGGAACTATTCGCATGGATTCAACGTGTAATGGATGCCAACCACTTCAACTATGAAGTTATTTTTGTCAATGACGGCAGCACCGACCACTCCTGGCAAGTGATTGAGAAACTACGCTCGGAATCGGACAACGTAAAAGGTATTAAATTCCGCCGGAACTACGGCAAGTCCCCTGCTTTGTATTGTGGTTTTGAAAAGGCGCAAGGTGATGTGGTGATTACAATGGATGCCGACTTGCAGGACAGCCCGGACGAAATACCGGAATTATACAGAATGATTACAGAAGACGGCTACGACTTAGTATCAGGATACAAGCAAAAACGCTATGACCCGTTATCAAAAACCATTCCGACCAAACTATTCAACGCCACAGCACGTGCCGTCTCAGGCATCAAGAATCTGCATGACTTTAACTGCGGACTAAAAGCTTATCGTCGTGATGTTGTAAAGAACATCGAAGTATACGGTGAAATGCACCGCTATATCCCCTATCTGGCAAAGAATGCAGGTTTTCCTAAGATAGCCGAGAAGGTAGTACACCATCAGGCACGGAAATTCGGTAAAACAAAATTTGGCGGATTAAACCGTTTCTTCAATGGTTATCTAGACCTCATCACTCTGTGGTTTTTATCCAAATTCGGTATCAAGCCGATGCACTTCTTCGGGTTTATGGGATCATTGATGTTTATTCTTGGTTTCATTTCCGTCATTATCATCGGAGCAAACAAGCTATATGCCTTGTCACATGGTTTACCTTATATATTAATTACTGATTCTCCTTACTTCTATCTGGCCCTAACTTTGATGATTTTGGGAACCCAACTGTTTCTGGCAGGATTCATAGGAGAACTGATAGCCCGGAATGCTCCTGAACGCAATAATTATAAAATAGAGAAAGAGTTTTAA
- a CDS encoding DUF6048 family protein yields MKKKRISTYITLLTLLSSMLLYSPTLAAQEKKTTIEEEKVPFYQGTTIGIDIFGLGSKIFGGDITSTEISVEVNLKNRYVPVAEIGYGTTDTTDDGTNIHYKASAPYFRIGMNYNFFFKKPYLPGFLYGGIRYGFTSFSYDVDAPTMKDPTWGFPEIPFSYEGVKTTVTWTELLAGIKVNVYKNFYMGWSLRYRIRMNMKKTEHTEPWYIPGFGKNNSTNLGVTYSLIYKLPF; encoded by the coding sequence ATGAAGAAAAAAAGAATTTCAACATATATTACGTTGTTAACGCTACTGAGTAGTATGCTATTGTACAGCCCCACACTGGCGGCACAAGAAAAAAAAACAACCATAGAGGAAGAAAAGGTACCCTTCTATCAGGGAACTACTATCGGTATAGATATATTTGGCCTGGGAAGCAAAATTTTTGGAGGTGACATTACAAGTACAGAAATCAGCGTAGAGGTCAATTTGAAAAACCGTTATGTCCCCGTAGCTGAAATTGGATATGGAACCACCGACACTACTGATGACGGTACCAATATACATTATAAAGCCTCAGCTCCCTATTTCCGTATAGGTATGAACTACAACTTCTTTTTCAAGAAGCCCTATCTGCCTGGTTTTCTGTATGGAGGCATACGTTACGGATTCACCTCTTTTTCATACGATGTAGATGCTCCGACAATGAAAGACCCTACATGGGGATTTCCGGAAATCCCCTTCAGTTATGAGGGAGTTAAAACCACAGTAACCTGGACCGAACTGCTGGCAGGAATAAAGGTAAATGTATACAAGAATTTCTATATGGGCTGGTCACTGCGCTACCGCATACGCATGAACATGAAAAAGACGGAACACACCGAGCCTTGGTATATTCCCGGTTTCGGAAAGAACAACTCGACTAACTTAGGAGTAACATACAGTTTAATATACAAATTACCATTTTAA
- a CDS encoding DUF4199 domain-containing protein has translation MTNYKPTLQECAMRYGTGMGLLWAFKFMLFPLGLRIPFLQLLFIVLTIGVPFLGYIFAKKFRERHCGGSITFSRAFLFTTFMYMFASLFVAVVHYIYFRYIDGGFVFEAYRSILNQFKETAGPELTTSLNQFEEAIDLLSGLTPLEMTFQLISQNMFYGMLMAIPTALIVMRKKKNE, from the coding sequence ATGACGAATTATAAACCGACTTTGCAGGAATGCGCCATGCGCTATGGTACGGGCATGGGTCTTTTATGGGCCTTCAAATTCATGCTCTTCCCACTAGGATTGAGAATACCTTTCCTACAATTACTTTTTATAGTCTTAACTATAGGAGTACCCTTTTTAGGATACATATTTGCCAAAAAGTTCAGAGAACGGCATTGTGGCGGAAGCATCACTTTTTCACGTGCGTTTCTATTCACTACCTTTATGTATATGTTCGCCTCTCTATTTGTAGCGGTAGTGCATTACATCTACTTCCGCTATATAGATGGCGGGTTCGTATTCGAGGCATACCGCTCCATCTTAAATCAGTTCAAAGAAACTGCCGGACCCGAACTGACAACCTCACTAAACCAATTTGAAGAAGCGATAGATTTACTGTCGGGACTTACCCCGCTGGAAATGACATTTCAACTGATATCACAAAATATGTTTTACGGGATGCTAATGGCTATCCCTACGGCATTGATCGTGATGCGTAAAAAGAAAAATGAATAA